From Streptomyces sp. CMB-StM0423, a single genomic window includes:
- a CDS encoding SDR family NAD(P)-dependent oxidoreductase, with the protein MPTAVVTGASSGIGAATARQLAAAGHHVVLTARRKDRIDALAEELTAAGYAATPYALDVTDRAAVDAFAASLESCDVLVNNAGGALGTEQVEAGDPADWRAMYEVNVIGTLNLTQALLPALVASGDGTVVIVTSTAGHAVYEGGGGYVAAKFAEHSIAATLRLELNGRPVRVIEIAPGMTRTEGFAVTRMRGDAERAAAVYAGVKEPLTSEDVADTIAWAVTRPAHVNVDLLVVRPRAQAANYKVHREP; encoded by the coding sequence ATGCCTACCGCAGTCGTCACCGGCGCGAGCAGCGGCATCGGCGCGGCCACGGCCCGTCAGCTCGCCGCCGCCGGTCACCATGTCGTCCTGACCGCCCGCCGCAAGGACCGTATAGACGCGCTCGCCGAGGAGCTGACCGCCGCCGGGTACGCGGCCACCCCGTACGCGCTGGACGTCACCGACCGCGCCGCCGTGGACGCCTTCGCCGCCTCCCTCGAAAGCTGCGACGTGCTCGTCAACAACGCCGGCGGCGCCCTCGGCACCGAGCAGGTCGAGGCCGGCGACCCGGCCGACTGGCGGGCGATGTACGAGGTGAACGTCATCGGGACGCTCAACCTCACCCAGGCGCTGCTGCCCGCCCTCGTCGCCTCCGGCGACGGCACGGTGGTCATCGTCACCTCCACCGCGGGCCACGCCGTGTACGAGGGCGGCGGGGGCTACGTCGCCGCGAAGTTCGCCGAGCACAGCATCGCCGCCACCCTCAGGCTGGAGCTCAACGGCCGCCCCGTCCGCGTCATCGAGATCGCCCCCGGCATGACCCGCACCGAGGGCTTCGCGGTGACGCGGATGCGCGGCGACGCGGAGAGGGCCGCCGCCGTCTACGCGGGCGTGAAGGAGCCCCTGACGTCCGAGGACGTCGCGGACACCATCGCCTGGGCCGTGACCCGCCCGGCGCATGTGAACGTCGACCTCCTCGTCGTACGCCCCCGGGCGCAGGCCGCGAACTACAAGGTCCACCGCGAGCCGTAA
- a CDS encoding sigma-70 family RNA polymerase sigma factor, with protein MATVNTAAGEDFLRLSDPYRRELLAHCYRMLGSVHDAEDLVQETYLRAWRSYDNFEGRSSVRTWLHTIATRACLTALERRQRRPLPTGLGGPGDDPAGELTERPEVPWLEPVPDVLVEPSAADPAAVVGSRESVRLAFVAALQHLPPRQRAVLLLRDVLRWKAAEVAELMDTSTASVNSALQRARAQLEKAAPSEESVAEPADAAQRELLDRYVEAFVTKDVREIVRLFTEDVVWEMPPVPEWFRGPDQVATLVSVQCPYAPGDARLLPVGLNGQPGYAVYTRGPDGDHHPFALHVLTVAPGGRAVSHVGCFFDTSLFATAGLPAVLSGGGSR; from the coding sequence ATGGCTACGGTGAACACGGCGGCCGGGGAGGACTTCCTCCGGTTGTCCGACCCCTACCGGCGCGAGCTGCTTGCGCACTGTTACCGGATGCTCGGCTCCGTACACGACGCCGAGGACCTGGTGCAGGAGACGTACCTGCGCGCCTGGCGGTCGTACGACAACTTCGAGGGCCGCTCCTCGGTGCGCACCTGGCTGCACACCATCGCCACCCGCGCCTGCCTCACCGCCCTGGAGCGGCGGCAGCGCCGACCCCTGCCCACCGGCCTCGGCGGCCCCGGCGACGACCCGGCGGGGGAGCTGACCGAGCGGCCCGAGGTGCCGTGGCTGGAGCCGGTGCCTGACGTGCTGGTCGAGCCTTCCGCGGCGGATCCGGCGGCGGTCGTCGGGTCGCGGGAGTCCGTGCGGCTCGCGTTCGTCGCCGCGCTCCAGCACCTGCCGCCGCGGCAGCGCGCGGTGCTGCTGCTCCGCGACGTACTGCGCTGGAAGGCCGCGGAGGTCGCCGAGCTGATGGATACGTCGACGGCGTCCGTCAACAGCGCGTTGCAGCGCGCCCGGGCGCAGTTGGAGAAGGCCGCGCCGAGCGAGGAGTCGGTCGCCGAGCCGGCGGACGCGGCGCAGCGCGAGCTGCTGGACCGCTACGTCGAGGCGTTCGTGACCAAGGACGTACGGGAGATCGTGCGCCTCTTCACCGAGGACGTGGTCTGGGAGATGCCGCCGGTTCCCGAGTGGTTCCGCGGTCCCGACCAGGTGGCGACGCTCGTCTCGGTGCAGTGCCCGTACGCGCCCGGGGACGCGCGGCTGCTGCCGGTGGGCCTCAACGGGCAGCCGGGGTATGCCGTTTACACCCGCGGCCCGGACGGCGACCATCATCCGTTCGCGTTGCACGTGCTGACCGTCGCGCCCGGCGGCCGCGCCGTCTCGCACGTCGGCTGCTTCTTCGACACGTCCCTGTTCGCCACCGCCGGCCTGCCGGCCGTCCTGAGCGGCGGGGGGAGCCGATGA
- a CDS encoding SDR family oxidoreductase has protein sequence MYLVAGAGGNVGSEVVRALAEQGAEVRALSRGGELSGLPPRATAVAGDLDDPASLTGALTGVDGVFLLPGHRDMPGLLAQVVRAGVARVALLSGRSAASGDMGNAVTAYMVRSEEAVRAAGIPWTVVRPSAFDANALRWLPQLRSGDVVRGPFADVPVACIDPYDVGEVVADTLLGDGHEGKVYELSGPEPLLPAEQVTVLGDVLDRPLRFEGLDDATARAEMAAAMPEEYVDAFFDFYRGGALDESPVLSTVYDITGREPRTFEQWAQAHADAFAA, from the coding sequence ATGTATCTGGTCGCGGGTGCGGGGGGCAACGTCGGGTCCGAGGTGGTCAGGGCGCTGGCCGAGCAGGGCGCCGAGGTCCGCGCGCTCAGCCGCGGCGGCGAGCTGTCCGGGCTGCCCCCGCGCGCCACCGCCGTCGCCGGCGACCTCGACGACCCCGCGTCCCTCACCGGGGCCCTCACCGGCGTCGACGGCGTCTTCCTGCTGCCCGGCCACCGCGACATGCCCGGCCTCCTCGCCCAGGTCGTCCGCGCCGGCGTGGCCCGTGTCGCGCTGCTCTCCGGCCGCTCCGCCGCCAGCGGCGACATGGGCAACGCCGTCACCGCGTACATGGTCCGCTCCGAGGAGGCCGTGCGCGCCGCCGGCATCCCCTGGACCGTCGTCCGCCCCAGTGCCTTCGACGCCAACGCCCTGCGCTGGCTGCCCCAGTTGCGCTCCGGCGACGTGGTGCGCGGCCCCTTCGCCGACGTGCCGGTCGCCTGCATCGACCCGTACGACGTGGGCGAGGTCGTCGCCGACACGCTCCTCGGCGACGGCCACGAGGGCAAGGTCTACGAGCTGTCGGGCCCCGAGCCGCTGCTGCCCGCCGAGCAGGTCACCGTCCTCGGCGACGTGCTCGACCGACCGCTGCGCTTCGAGGGCCTGGACGACGCGACGGCCCGCGCGGAGATGGCGGCGGCCATGCCGGAGGAGTACGTCGACGCCTTCTTCGACTTCTACCGCGGCGGCGCGCTCGACGAGTCGCCGGTGCTGTCCACGGTGTACGACATCACCGGGCGCGAGCCCCGCACCTTCGAGCAGTGGGCGCAGGCCCACGCCGACGCCTTCGCGGCCTGA
- a CDS encoding TIGR03086 family metal-binding protein, with the protein MRPDGSAPTALLGGVALLERSVTYALGVLHRVGPGDLRRPTPCAHWDLGQLLAHVGDSIAALNEAADTGRIALKPQAAYSLADPVKAVRDRARRLLGAWAAVRQRELVTVGSLPLAAAVVTCTGALELAVHGWDLARASGQREQVPPALAEELLELAPLFVAAEDRPVRFAAVQWVREGAEPGERLVAYLGRRPDWAG; encoded by the coding sequence ATGAGGCCCGATGGGAGCGCGCCCACGGCGCTGCTCGGCGGCGTGGCGCTGCTGGAGCGGTCGGTGACGTACGCGCTGGGCGTGCTGCACCGCGTCGGCCCCGGCGACCTGCGGCGGCCCACGCCCTGTGCGCACTGGGACCTCGGGCAGCTCCTCGCGCACGTCGGCGACTCGATCGCGGCGCTCAACGAGGCCGCGGACACCGGCCGCATCGCCCTCAAGCCGCAGGCCGCGTACAGCCTCGCCGACCCGGTCAAGGCGGTACGGGACCGGGCCAGGCGGCTGCTCGGCGCATGGGCCGCGGTGCGGCAGCGGGAGCTGGTGACGGTCGGCAGCCTGCCGCTGGCGGCGGCGGTGGTGACGTGCACGGGGGCGCTGGAGCTGGCGGTGCACGGCTGGGACCTGGCCCGGGCGAGCGGGCAGCGGGAGCAGGTGCCGCCGGCGCTGGCGGAGGAACTGCTGGAGCTGGCGCCGCTGTTCGTGGCGGCGGAGGACAGGCCGGTGCGGTTCGCGGCGGTGCAGTGGGTGCGGGAGGGGGCGGAGCCGGGGGAGCGGCTGGTGGCGTACCTGGGCCGCAGGCCGGACTGGGCGGGCTGA